Genomic segment of Eremothecium sinecaudum strain ATCC 58844 chromosome VIII, complete sequence:
TTTAAAACTACGAAGAAAACTATTAAGGCGATTAGATAACTAAATGCCATTCATTTTAGACTATCGTAACCATAAAAGGGGCTCAAACTTCTATCTTTATTTTAGGAATTTTAAAGTATAAACATTTTTACAGCCCAGCACGGAATTTTTTCAGTTCACATGTAAATTAACCAGCAGTACATAAAGGGACCATAAACGCGAAACTTCAGTAAGCAAGTATGTGTCACAATCTACCGTCACGTAAACGTGCACTTGTAATTATTGCTATCTTAAGCAATACAGCTCCTTAAGTAGTCGTGAAATATTCTTAGAATATGACGTATCGGAATTTACATGTCAATCTCCAGTAAGGTACAAAACAGTTAAGGCATTTAATTGTCTAGTTAGAAGCCGATGGCGTAATGACCCCAATCTATACGATAAGAGGGTGCAGGACATTCAGTCGCCCAATTAGTTATTTGTAAGCTGGACGTGAAGGTGGTTTCAGGTCCGAGGATTGTTAGTAGTTTTAATTGGAAAAGGAATGTAAAGGCCCATATTGAACAGCATCTGATAGTAAATCGGCAGTCACATCCAGTGATCTACTACTCATCCTTGAGTCTGCTCAAGAGCTTCACGTGATAATCCAGTAGTAGGACGGTCACGTGTGGCCTAGCCGATGTTGAAGGTTTCCATCATTGCCTCAATTTGGCGCTGTTCATCCTCCAGCCAGCGCTCGTATTCCTCCTGCTGCTCCAGAAAGTGCAGCAGTTCGTTATAGTCACTGCTCGAGTCGCTTTTGTCGCGATGCGGTTCGTCGGAAGGCGCGTTCGATGGCACAGACTGGTTGCTGTGGACGCTGAGGTCATCAAGTATATCGTTTATGTAGTCCTCCTTAATTGCATGCTTTTCAGCCTCTTCATTCAGCTGGTTCAGTGACTTTTCCCATTCTTTGTCCATGACATATTGTGACATATCGCCGCGGTTATTGAGCAGCCTGCTGTCTCGGATTGCGCGCCTACTTTGTTTTGAGATGTCATACTGAATCTTAGACTTTGATATAGGTGACGAAGATGGGTTATGGATATCTTGTCTCATTTTGCGGCGTCTGTTAATGATGTTGTTTACCACTGATCCTTCAGAATGTAACTGATGATTTTCGTCTTCCGAAGAAAGGTCTGGCGTGAGGTCTTCATCATTTTCCTCATAATGTAGTCTTGGAGGACTGCTACATAGATTTCGATTCATTAGTTTCCAATGCCGGTTCCGTTGGATTGCAGTTTCTATACTGAAAACCTATCAACGAAGTATAAATCATGAAGCGCGCTTTTTTGAAATATGGCGTGTAAAAGAAAAACCTATATAGATGGCTGGAATCATATATAATTATTATCTGAAAATATCACATTATATCACTTACGTGGTATTATATACTATCACTAAAGATTTATGTGGAAACTACAATCTAAAGACCCGTAGCTTGAAAATGGTGTCATTAATCGACTGCTCTTCGTTGGCTAACTCATCGGTTCTGGAACCATCAAATAGCACAAGTTCACTTCTGCAAGATTTGGACAACATTTGGTAGTGCTCTTGGACTATAGACTCGAAACCAATAGTATCTTTAACCAGTTCGTATTGGATAGCAACATCGTCAGTAGCTTCTAGACCACACTTCTTTCTTAGTTTTTGGATTCTATTCACAATTTCCCTAGCCAACCCTTCGGTTTTTAGTTCTGGATATATCTTGGTATCAAGGATAACCAAAACATCCTGGTTGGTTCTGACCTCTTGGCCTTCTTGAACTTGCTCTTCTGGTAAACCTCTGATGATAGATAGATCACCTTTAACTAGCTCAATACCAGCCACTTCTATCTTACCGGTGTTCAAATATTGTTGAACTTCTTCTGAAGAAAGCTTGGGCAGTGCGTTCTTCACTTTGTTCACGTC
This window contains:
- the RTT105 gene encoding Rtt105p (Syntenic homolog of Ashbya gossypii AER395W; Syntenic homolog of Saccharomyces cerevisiae YER104W (RTT105)), which encodes MNRNLCSSPPRLHYEENDEDLTPDLSSEDENHQLHSEGSVVNNIINRRRKMRQDIHNPSSSPISKSKIQYDISKQSRRAIRDSRLLNNRGDMSQYVMDKEWEKSLNQLNEEAEKHAIKEDYINDILDDLSVHSNQSVPSNAPSDEPHRDKSDSSSDYNELLHFLEQQEEYERWLEDEQRQIEAMMETFNIG